In the genome of Conger conger chromosome 8, fConCon1.1, whole genome shotgun sequence, one region contains:
- the LOC133135805 gene encoding beta-parvin-like isoform X1 — protein sequence MSAPPIRTSTPQPGKMKKDESFLGKLGGTLVRKKKAKEVSELHEEGRNAINSPLQPSSLALLPEDTLLEENGERSMLEPLSRDCPKFKELQRVLVDWINKELEGDRIIVKDLEEDLYDGQVLQKLFEKLSGQKLNVAEVTQSEIGQKQKLQTVLEAVNELLRERERESTPCWSTEWSVDSIHSKSVVAIVYLLVALVMHFQASVRLPEQVSVQVVVVKKKDGVLQTSHVTKELTTSTEIMMGRFERDAFDTLLDHAPDKLNVVKKSLITFVNKHLNKLNLEVTELESQFADGVYLLLLVGLLEDYFIPLYNFYLTPETFEQKVHNVSFAFELMQDGGSRAKARPEDVVNLNLKSTLRVLYNLFTNYKNAD from the exons ATGTCTGCGCCGCCGATTAGAACGTCCACACCGCAGCCCGGGAAGATGAAGAAGGACGAGTCTTTCCTCGGGAAACTCGGGGGCACGTTAGTCCGCAAGAAAAAAGCGAAAGAAG TGAGCGAGCTCCACGAGGAAGGGAGGAACGCCATCAACTCTCCCCTGCAGCCGTCCTCCCTGGCCCTGCTCCCCGAGGACACGCTCCTGG AGGAGAACGGGGAACGGAGTATGTTGGAGCCCCTGTCCCGAGACTGTCCCAAATTTAAAGAGCTGCAGAGG GTGCTGGTTGACTGGATTAATAAGGAGCTGGAGGGAGACAGGATCATCGTGAAGGACTTGGAAGAGGACCTCTATGACGGGCAGGTGCTGCAGAAGCTGTTcg agaagCTCTCAGGGCAGAAGCTGAATGTTGCCGAGGTGACACAGTCAGAGATTGGGCAGAAGCAGAAGCTGCAGACAGTGCTGGAGGCGGTGAATgagctgctgagagagagagagagggagagcaccccctgctggagcaCCGAGTGGAGCGTAGAct CCATCCACAGTAAGAGCGTAGTGGCGATAGTCTACCTGCTGGTGGCGCTAGTGATGCACTTCCAGGCCTCGGTCCGGCTGCCGGAGCAGGTGTCCGTGCAGGTGGTGGTCGTCAAG AAAAAAGATGGTGTCTTACAAACGTCCCATGTGACCAAGGAGCTGACCACAAGCACAGA GATCATGATGGGAAGATTTG AAAGAGATGCTTTTGACACCTTGCTGGATCATGCACCTGACAAACTAAATGTCGTCAAGaag tctctcatcACCTTCGTGAACAAACACTTGAACAAGCTGAACTTGGAGGTGACAGAGCTGGAATCACAG TTTGCGGACGGGGTgtacctgctgctgctggtggggTTGCTAGAGGACTACTTCATCCCGCTCTACAACTTCTACCTCACACCTGAGACCTTCGAGCAGAAG GTTCACAACGTGTCCTTTGCCTTTGAGTTGATGCAGGATGGGGGATCGCGGGCCAAAGCTCGGCCAGAAG ATGTTGTAAACTTGAACCTGAAATCTACCCTGAGAGTCCTGTACAACCTGTTCACTAACTACAAAAATGCAGACTGA
- the LOC133135805 gene encoding beta-parvin-like isoform X2, whose protein sequence is MAALLCAAKCKKQVSELHEEGRNAINSPLQPSSLALLPEDTLLEENGERSMLEPLSRDCPKFKELQRVLVDWINKELEGDRIIVKDLEEDLYDGQVLQKLFEKLSGQKLNVAEVTQSEIGQKQKLQTVLEAVNELLRERERESTPCWSTEWSVDSIHSKSVVAIVYLLVALVMHFQASVRLPEQVSVQVVVVKKKDGVLQTSHVTKELTTSTEIMMGRFERDAFDTLLDHAPDKLNVVKKSLITFVNKHLNKLNLEVTELESQFADGVYLLLLVGLLEDYFIPLYNFYLTPETFEQKVHNVSFAFELMQDGGSRAKARPEDVVNLNLKSTLRVLYNLFTNYKNAD, encoded by the exons AtggctgctctgctctgtgctgccaAGTGCAAGAAGCAAG TGAGCGAGCTCCACGAGGAAGGGAGGAACGCCATCAACTCTCCCCTGCAGCCGTCCTCCCTGGCCCTGCTCCCCGAGGACACGCTCCTGG AGGAGAACGGGGAACGGAGTATGTTGGAGCCCCTGTCCCGAGACTGTCCCAAATTTAAAGAGCTGCAGAGG GTGCTGGTTGACTGGATTAATAAGGAGCTGGAGGGAGACAGGATCATCGTGAAGGACTTGGAAGAGGACCTCTATGACGGGCAGGTGCTGCAGAAGCTGTTcg agaagCTCTCAGGGCAGAAGCTGAATGTTGCCGAGGTGACACAGTCAGAGATTGGGCAGAAGCAGAAGCTGCAGACAGTGCTGGAGGCGGTGAATgagctgctgagagagagagagagggagagcaccccctgctggagcaCCGAGTGGAGCGTAGAct CCATCCACAGTAAGAGCGTAGTGGCGATAGTCTACCTGCTGGTGGCGCTAGTGATGCACTTCCAGGCCTCGGTCCGGCTGCCGGAGCAGGTGTCCGTGCAGGTGGTGGTCGTCAAG AAAAAAGATGGTGTCTTACAAACGTCCCATGTGACCAAGGAGCTGACCACAAGCACAGA GATCATGATGGGAAGATTTG AAAGAGATGCTTTTGACACCTTGCTGGATCATGCACCTGACAAACTAAATGTCGTCAAGaag tctctcatcACCTTCGTGAACAAACACTTGAACAAGCTGAACTTGGAGGTGACAGAGCTGGAATCACAG TTTGCGGACGGGGTgtacctgctgctgctggtggggTTGCTAGAGGACTACTTCATCCCGCTCTACAACTTCTACCTCACACCTGAGACCTTCGAGCAGAAG GTTCACAACGTGTCCTTTGCCTTTGAGTTGATGCAGGATGGGGGATCGCGGGCCAAAGCTCGGCCAGAAG ATGTTGTAAACTTGAACCTGAAATCTACCCTGAGAGTCCTGTACAACCTGTTCACTAACTACAAAAATGCAGACTGA
- the LOC133135805 gene encoding beta-parvin-like isoform X3: protein MPAVSELHEEGRNAINSPLQPSSLALLPEDTLLEENGERSMLEPLSRDCPKFKELQRVLVDWINKELEGDRIIVKDLEEDLYDGQVLQKLFEKLSGQKLNVAEVTQSEIGQKQKLQTVLEAVNELLRERERESTPCWSTEWSVDSIHSKSVVAIVYLLVALVMHFQASVRLPEQVSVQVVVVKKKDGVLQTSHVTKELTTSTEIMMGRFERDAFDTLLDHAPDKLNVVKKSLITFVNKHLNKLNLEVTELESQFADGVYLLLLVGLLEDYFIPLYNFYLTPETFEQKVHNVSFAFELMQDGGSRAKARPEDVVNLNLKSTLRVLYNLFTNYKNAD from the exons ATGCCCGCCG TGAGCGAGCTCCACGAGGAAGGGAGGAACGCCATCAACTCTCCCCTGCAGCCGTCCTCCCTGGCCCTGCTCCCCGAGGACACGCTCCTGG AGGAGAACGGGGAACGGAGTATGTTGGAGCCCCTGTCCCGAGACTGTCCCAAATTTAAAGAGCTGCAGAGG GTGCTGGTTGACTGGATTAATAAGGAGCTGGAGGGAGACAGGATCATCGTGAAGGACTTGGAAGAGGACCTCTATGACGGGCAGGTGCTGCAGAAGCTGTTcg agaagCTCTCAGGGCAGAAGCTGAATGTTGCCGAGGTGACACAGTCAGAGATTGGGCAGAAGCAGAAGCTGCAGACAGTGCTGGAGGCGGTGAATgagctgctgagagagagagagagggagagcaccccctgctggagcaCCGAGTGGAGCGTAGAct CCATCCACAGTAAGAGCGTAGTGGCGATAGTCTACCTGCTGGTGGCGCTAGTGATGCACTTCCAGGCCTCGGTCCGGCTGCCGGAGCAGGTGTCCGTGCAGGTGGTGGTCGTCAAG AAAAAAGATGGTGTCTTACAAACGTCCCATGTGACCAAGGAGCTGACCACAAGCACAGA GATCATGATGGGAAGATTTG AAAGAGATGCTTTTGACACCTTGCTGGATCATGCACCTGACAAACTAAATGTCGTCAAGaag tctctcatcACCTTCGTGAACAAACACTTGAACAAGCTGAACTTGGAGGTGACAGAGCTGGAATCACAG TTTGCGGACGGGGTgtacctgctgctgctggtggggTTGCTAGAGGACTACTTCATCCCGCTCTACAACTTCTACCTCACACCTGAGACCTTCGAGCAGAAG GTTCACAACGTGTCCTTTGCCTTTGAGTTGATGCAGGATGGGGGATCGCGGGCCAAAGCTCGGCCAGAAG ATGTTGTAAACTTGAACCTGAAATCTACCCTGAGAGTCCTGTACAACCTGTTCACTAACTACAAAAATGCAGACTGA